The Bacteroidia bacterium genomic interval GGGCTCAAATATGTTGTGTTGGATCAATTCCCAACTTGAGTTGGGGATAAAGGGATCAACAATGATGGGGTCATGCTTGCAGCCATTCAGAAGGCCAAAAGCCCAAACGGCTAAAACAATGCATGAAAAAAGTCTTTTCTTCATGATGCAAAGCTTTATCCTGCCTGGAACGAGGAGTCAAGCAGTTATATAAGTCAAAAACTGTAAGTTAATTTAGAGACTTCCTCTCCTTAGCTCCTATGACAAAAATCAATCTGAAGCTCAACCAAATAAATGGAATCGAAAACGGGCTAAATTCAGGATCAAGATCAGGAGAAGAAATATGAGAGACAGAGAATAGAAAAAAAGAAAACTACGATACAATCGATCTAGATAAGTCCATGGACTGAATTTGAGGAGACTGACTAGCACCGAGATAGCCATGGACGCTCCAGACAAGATTACCCCCTGTATCAGTAAAACCGCACCTAATGCTTCGGGTGTATCAGTCTTTATCCGTGCATAATCAAAGGGGAAAAGGATGAAATTGATCAGGGCAATAATAGCGATTAGGATAAGGAATTGTTGATTTCCTTTAGTCAATCTTGCCTTTTTTGCTTCATCACGAGCTTCAAAAAGTAGGTCTTCTAATTCTTCTTGGTCCTTTTCTTCCATGAATGCTTGGTCTCAAACGTCCTCTAGCAGTTTTTGAGTTTTACTCCAGAGCCAGGGAATGAGTTTGGGAAATCGGCTATGGATGATCCATATACATGCCAAAATAATAAGAAATATACTGCCATTTACCTGCCAATCTTCCCAACGTTTATATCTCGGGAAATAGTCTACAGTTCTCCACTGACTGACCTCAAATTCAGGGGCTATTTCGCATCTGTCCTCACGACATAGAATGGTGTCTGTACCTATGATCTGTCCATCTACATAGAGGGGCATGGTAGCAATTTCAAAAACAAAGGGCTTGAAAGGATGATTGCCAACCAGATTCATTTGCGTCCGGAAGATTTCAGGATCCCTGATGAGAATAGAGTCCGGAATCTGTAGTTTTTCTTCCAGGGTGCGGGCATTTGCACAAGGGCATCCACAAGCCTGACCCATGATAACAATGGCATCTTCTGACATTTCTGTCCAGAGGTATTCCATAGGGTAGGGAAGATAAGCGGCTATTACAATAGCAAGACAAAGAGAAAAATAGAGTTTCATGCATTCATTTTTTAGAATAAATGCATAGATATTTTTCGGACCCTAATGGGCAAATCAGGTATATGACAACGTAATTTAGGAGTAGGATAGGTCTTGAGTACTCCTCATCAAATATCCTAAAATATTGCTGTTCTTGCAAATAGAGATGAGCAGAGCATTTGTCTCAGCGAATTTTGACTCCCACTTTTTCTGAAAAAGGGGAATATGTGTCTCAATTCACAGGCTTTCATTTTTATAAGTAAAAGCCGTAAACAAAGCCTGATCTAATTCTTCCTTTGCAGCAATAACCAGCTATAAAATTGTGTGCTGGTATAGACATCATCCCAGACATTGTGAATGTCTCTTTCAAATACGGTAAAGATGTTTTTGTGCTTGAGATATTCCTGAGAAAAAGTTTTGGCCGTATTCATGCGAAAGAATTTCTCGGCTCCCAAAGCTTCAATTTTCTCTACAGCTTCTTTGATTGGGGGAAAGACCAGACTTGGGTCTTCATTCGCATGTGCCACCCAAAAGGAAAGCTCTTTCATGGCCGAAAAATCTTCTACCATCCAGACCCCACCTGCCATGGGTGCCACAGCAGCAAATACATCGTACATACTTGCTGCCAATCCCCAACTTCCCATCCCCCCACGACTCAAGCCCGTCAGGTATATTCTTTGTGCATCAACCCGGTATTTATCTTTCAGTTCCTCAATTATGTCCCGCAATACCTCTTCCTCTTCAAAATATTGTCCATCTCGAATATGGGGACAAACTACAATGAAAGAATCCAGGAGCATCTGATTGAGTCTTTTGCTCATATCCGTTTCCTTTTCCAGCATCATCGGAATTTCTCCCATTGCAATACCACTTACCGGTCCCCCGACGGCTGCACTGCCTTGTAGAAACATAAGCAAGGGATAGGAATGTGTGTTCTTTTTATAGCTCTGTGGTAGATAGAGCAAAAATCCATCTACCTGGCTGTCGGGATAGGATCGTTCTAATGTGATTTGTCTTCCCGGCTCGGCTTGATCCTGAGCAGCTAGCTGAGCAGTTGATAGAGCAAATAAAAAGATGAGGAGAATGATGGATGAATGTTTCATGGGTTTGAGCTTTATCCTAAGTTATCATCTTTTTGGGAAGATGTGGGATGGGGAAAGTATTCTGGTGTTCTAGTATTCAGGTATTCTGCTCATATTTTAGAATAAAATAGAAACGAGAACACATGAACACCAGAATACTTGAACACATCCTCTACTTCAAAACCTCCGTCAACTCAGATCCCCCTTTTGCATCCTGAAGCCGGACACTTCTGTATTTCTCAGGCTTTGACCTCAGGTAGCTCAGATAGGGTTTTGCGCTGGGGAAAGAGGCATTGTCCGCATAAATCAAGGCTCCTTTTTTTAGGCGAGGCTCAAGTAGCTCCATCAAGGGCAAATAGAGGTCATTCCATCCGTCCATGAGGAGGAAATCGATCTGCTCAGGAGTTTCCTTTAGCGTTTCCAGGGCATCCCCTTCTCTCAGGTCTATCCACTCTGCCAGTCCTGCTTCTTCAAAATTCTGCTGGGCAAGTCTGCATTTTCCCGGAAGTAATTCAGTTGTGATCACCTTAGCTCCATTTTCCCTTGCAGCAATAGCGAGGTAGAGGGTGGATATACCAAAGGAGGTTCCAAATTCGACGATGTTTTTGAATTCTTTCTCAAGAAGGAGTTTGTACAAATACTCTCCCTGATCACGTGAAATTGCAAGGTAAGCATCCTTCATATCTTCTGGCCTCAAGGGGCGAAAAACTCCTTTGCTAAGGCCTTTGAAGATAGTGAATCCTTCGGAAGAAGCTTCATCATGAAGCCTGTTTAGGGTAGTGTATACCCGTTGATCTGAAATTATACTCATTAACTGTGTTTGGTAAAATGAAAAAACTCTTTTGGGTAGTTCGTCAGTTTGTTAGCCTTTTTTCATTTTAACAAGAGGAGAATTTTTTGAACGAAAAGTCAAAAATCCAGTCTTTGTCTATAAAAATCAAGTAGTCATCTAACTCATAGTAAGTCACTTTTTTATGACTAAAATTGAGTATCAGTGTTTTAGGGATGAATATTTTTTGAAATTTTTTTCGATCGCTTTCTTCAGTAAATTAAATCAGGTGTTTTGGGCCCAAAGAAGGTCCGAACTTCAATCCTTGATCATGTCATATTCCCTGGCAAGCATACTGGCAATTCTTGT includes:
- a CDS encoding class I SAM-dependent methyltransferase, whose protein sequence is MSIISDQRVYTTLNRLHDEASSEGFTIFKGLSKGVFRPLRPEDMKDAYLAISRDQGEYLYKLLLEKEFKNIVEFGTSFGISTLYLAIAARENGAKVITTELLPGKCRLAQQNFEEAGLAEWIDLREGDALETLKETPEQIDFLLMDGWNDLYLPLMELLEPRLKKGALIYADNASFPSAKPYLSYLRSKPEKYRSVRLQDAKGGSELTEVLK